Proteins from a single region of Chloroherpeton thalassium ATCC 35110:
- a CDS encoding 3'-5' exonuclease yields MMFFAKNKAERRCDKGLLPETVCRYVRAHEHPLAKRTLLRAVRFVVFDTETTGLDVKKDKIISIGAVAISDFAIQVADSFETLIRQEASGDKESIPVHGILKKDLAMAATEQGALESFLSYIAGSVLVAHHAMFDIEILNQALGRFFDLKIFNAVIDTADFAKRIEKGPFSSQDTKAGDYSLDKLCERYRIPIYDRHTAPGDAFITAQLFQILLYHAEKKRILTLGEIL; encoded by the coding sequence ATGATGTTTTTCGCAAAAAATAAAGCGGAGCGTCGGTGCGACAAAGGCTTGCTCCCCGAAACGGTCTGCCGGTATGTTCGCGCCCATGAGCACCCGCTTGCGAAACGAACGCTGCTGCGAGCCGTGCGCTTCGTCGTCTTCGACACCGAAACCACCGGCCTTGATGTCAAAAAGGATAAAATCATCTCAATCGGTGCGGTTGCGATTTCGGATTTTGCCATTCAAGTGGCCGATTCGTTTGAAACGCTGATTCGCCAAGAAGCCTCCGGCGATAAGGAATCCATTCCGGTTCATGGCATCCTGAAAAAAGATTTGGCGATGGCGGCAACCGAGCAAGGCGCGTTGGAATCGTTCCTCTCGTACATTGCAGGCAGCGTCCTCGTCGCCCATCACGCCATGTTTGACATTGAAATTTTAAATCAAGCGTTAGGCCGTTTTTTTGACCTAAAAATATTCAACGCCGTCATCGACACGGCCGATTTTGCCAAGCGCATTGAAAAAGGCCCGTTTTCAAGCCAAGACACCAAAGCGGGCGATTACTCGTTGGATAAACTTTGCGAGCGCTACCGCATCCCGATCTACGACCGCCACACCGCCCCGGGCGACGCCTTCATCACCGCCCAACTCTTTCAAATCTTGCTTTACCACGCCGAAAAAAAACGGATTTTGACGCTGGGGGAGATTTTGTAA
- a CDS encoding T9SS type A sorting domain-containing protein, with product MSQNYPSPFNPSTTIAFSLKQAGKVTFRVFDMLGRVVHQEIFNGKSGENAPISFDGKRLMSGVYFYQINANGFSSTKKMMLLK from the coding sequence TTGTCGCAAAATTACCCGAGCCCATTCAACCCATCAACCACGATTGCTTTTAGCTTGAAGCAAGCTGGAAAAGTCACGTTCCGCGTGTTTGATATGCTGGGTCGTGTGGTTCATCAAGAAATCTTCAACGGGAAATCAGGCGAAAACGCGCCGATTTCCTTTGATGGAAAAAGGTTGATGAGCGGCGTGTATTTCTACCAAATCAACGCTAATGGATTTTCTTCAACCAAAAAAATGATGCTGTTGAAGTAA
- a CDS encoding GLUG motif-containing protein, translated as MKRLFSLLAMLLIGFTPTFAQTAVAPTVGDGTKTNPYQIASLENLYWLADKVNNSKETFSGKYFKQTKNISALETSDWFDGNGWQPIGYFKNSDDSVSFSGTYDGADKKIDGLYINRPKKFYVGLFGYTKNASIANVAVTNVSITGGGILGGLVGSNSESPITNSYVTGVIYSDGIMGMIGGLVGSNSNSTIMDSYMIGVINGNGATNIGGFIGMNSNSTIRNSRAAGAISGDSFVGGFIGMNSNSTITNCCTNGVTHGNGLFVGGLVGMNSSSTITNSCARVSVNGNGSTGGFTGSNSDGSTIANCYVIGSVNSDNGFYFGGLAGLNTDLSSIKNCYAVAKVTATFSFGGLVGENNNSTVSASFWDKTVQGTGNKIGEGKTSIEMKQKSTYTGWDFVRGKDGFWDIDETKLKNNGYPYLE; from the coding sequence ATGAAAAGATTATTCTCTCTTTTGGCTATGTTGTTAATCGGCTTTACTCCAACATTCGCACAAACGGCAGTTGCTCCGACTGTTGGAGATGGCACGAAAACCAATCCCTATCAAATAGCATCGTTAGAAAATCTATACTGGCTTGCTGACAAAGTGAATAATAGTAAGGAGACTTTCTCCGGAAAATACTTTAAGCAAACTAAAAATATTAGCGCATTAGAGACGAGTGACTGGTTTGATGGAAATGGATGGCAGCCGATAGGATATTTTAAAAATTCGGATGATAGTGTTTCCTTCAGTGGAACATACGATGGGGCAGATAAAAAGATAGATGGGCTGTACATAAACCGCCCTAAAAAGTTTTATGTCGGACTTTTTGGCTATACAAAAAACGCAAGTATAGCAAATGTAGCTGTAACAAATGTATCTATAACAGGTGGAGGTATCCTCGGGGGACTTGTTGGTTCGAATAGTGAATCACCCATTACAAATAGTTATGTAACTGGCGTCATATACAGTGATGGTATTATGGGGATGATTGGGGGACTTGTTGGTTCGAATAGCAACTCAACAATCATGGATAGTTATATGATTGGGGTTATAAACGGCAATGGTGCTACAAATATCGGGGGATTCATTGGAATGAATAGTAATTCAACTATTAGAAATAGTCGAGCTGCGGGGGCAATAAGTGGAGACTCGTTTGTCGGTGGGTTCATTGGAATGAACAGTAATTCAACTATTACGAATTGCTGTACAAATGGCGTTACTCATGGTAATGGTTTATTCGTCGGTGGGCTTGTTGGAATGAACAGTAGTTCAACCATAACAAATAGCTGTGCACGTGTTTCGGTAAATGGTAATGGTTCTACAGGTGGGTTTACAGGCTCAAATAGTGATGGCTCAACCATAGCAAATTGCTATGTGATAGGCTCTGTAAATAGTGACAATGGATTTTATTTCGGTGGATTGGCCGGATTGAATACAGACCTCTCAAGTATAAAAAATTGTTACGCTGTAGCGAAGGTTACAGCAACGTTCTCCTTTGGCGGGCTTGTTGGGGAAAACAATAACAGTACTGTAAGCGCTTCGTTTTGGGATAAAACTGTTCAGGGCACTGGGAACAAGATTGGTGAAGGGAAAACTAGTATAGAAATGAAACAAAAAAGTACTTATACAGGATGGGATTTCGTCCGGGGCAAAGATGGGTTCTGGGATATAGATGAAACAAAGCTAAAAAATAATGGCTACCCATATTTGGAATAG
- the rsxC gene encoding electron transport complex subunit RsxC encodes MKTFKIGGIHPPENKLTEGNSIEVLPIPSELAIPLLQHLGKPAKPVVKAGQRVKKGELIGEADGFISANVHATTSGTIKAIKSHPHPGGQYAPTVFLESDGQDEWLDGCNTEPQDWQSFSKEDILNRIKAAGVVGMGGAGFPTNVKLAPPKDKVIDTVILNGAECEPFLTSDHRLMVEEPEGIIEGLKIITSLFSTPVKAYVGVEANKKDAIEALAKYASSYNFEVVQLETKYPQGAEKQLINSITGRKIQEGELPFDKGCIVNNVGTAFAVYEAVCKNKPLIERVVTVSGIEIQAKKNLKVIIGTMFSDIISACGNIPGTVNQVISGGPMMGKAQYSFEASIIKTSSGILFINNEGLDTSRERTCIRCGKCVEACPQELQPWLFTNLAQRREFDELPAYGLFNCTECGSCTYVCPSKREIVHWIKYSKAIVNNRKKRKSA; translated from the coding sequence ATGAAAACTTTTAAGATTGGAGGAATTCATCCGCCCGAAAATAAACTGACTGAAGGCAATTCAATTGAAGTACTTCCCATCCCAAGTGAATTAGCGATCCCACTTCTTCAGCACCTTGGAAAACCGGCCAAACCGGTTGTTAAAGCGGGCCAGCGCGTCAAAAAAGGCGAATTAATCGGCGAAGCTGACGGTTTTATTTCTGCCAATGTTCACGCTACCACAAGCGGCACTATCAAAGCCATCAAGTCACATCCACATCCTGGCGGTCAATATGCACCCACGGTTTTTCTTGAATCTGATGGCCAAGACGAATGGCTTGACGGATGCAATACCGAGCCGCAAGATTGGCAATCGTTTTCCAAAGAAGATATTTTAAACCGCATTAAAGCCGCTGGCGTGGTGGGAATGGGCGGCGCTGGATTTCCAACAAATGTAAAACTTGCTCCGCCAAAAGATAAAGTCATCGACACGGTGATTTTAAATGGCGCTGAGTGCGAGCCTTTTCTGACTTCGGATCATCGCTTGATGGTTGAAGAACCTGAAGGTATTATTGAAGGACTCAAAATCATCACATCTCTTTTTAGCACGCCGGTGAAAGCTTACGTGGGGGTAGAAGCCAATAAAAAGGATGCGATCGAGGCGTTAGCCAAATATGCGTCTTCTTACAACTTTGAGGTTGTTCAACTTGAGACGAAGTATCCGCAAGGTGCAGAAAAACAGCTCATCAATTCCATCACAGGGCGAAAAATTCAAGAAGGCGAGTTGCCATTTGATAAAGGCTGCATCGTCAATAACGTGGGAACCGCTTTTGCCGTTTATGAAGCGGTTTGCAAAAATAAACCTTTGATTGAACGTGTGGTGACGGTTTCAGGGATTGAAATTCAAGCCAAAAAGAACTTGAAAGTAATCATCGGCACGATGTTTTCCGACATTATCAGCGCCTGTGGAAACATTCCCGGCACGGTCAATCAGGTGATTTCTGGCGGCCCCATGATGGGAAAAGCCCAATACTCCTTTGAAGCTTCCATTATTAAGACATCTTCCGGCATTTTGTTTATCAATAACGAAGGACTCGACACCTCGCGCGAACGAACCTGTATTCGCTGTGGAAAGTGCGTTGAAGCCTGTCCGCAAGAGTTGCAACCTTGGTTATTTACGAATTTAGCCCAGAGGCGCGAGTTTGATGAACTCCCTGCTTATGGGCTTTTTAATTGTACGGAATGCGGAAGTTGCACTTATGTCTGCCCGTCTAAACGAGAAATCGTGCACTGGATTAAATACTCCAAAGCCATAGTCAATAATAGGAAAAAACGAAAATCTGCTTAA